TCACGATCAAACAGATAAGTGGAATAACCTCCATCTTCCTTTTTGGTCATTACTAACGCATGACGTTTTTCCTGCCCTGTCATTAATTTGTCGTAGATCATCCAGCGACGCATATCCCATAAACGTTTTTGTTCAAACAACAATTCGATAAAACGTTCTTCACGTACAGCTTCACGCATTTCTTCTTGATTCATGTTCGGATTCAAGCCATACAGCATTCCTTTCATGTCCGGATTGGAGCTGGTTTCTTTGATACCGGCACGTTTACGGATTTGTTTTAACATCTCGAATGCTTCATTCTGCTTATCTACCTCAACTGCTGCTTCGGCATAGTTCAACATGACTTCTGCTAAACGAATGTCAATGAAATCGGTTCCTGATTTCTGACATTCATCAATCGACAAACTTTGGTTGATACCTTTCTTGGAATAATATCCAGTTCGAGTACCCATGTTTTTCCCATACGCATAGTCATTTCGAGCATCTTCATTCAATTCCATCTTTTCGTTGAAATAAGTGCTACCTTGGTAAACTATTGTTGCATAGAAACGATTGTCACGATTTTCCCACAATTTAAAGATATCTCCGCTACCTTCTTTTTCCCAATCGGCATAGGTGTAGGTTCCACCATCAATAGTCGGGAAGCGGTCGATAACCTCTTGTGTCGGATGACATCCACCGGTAGAATTTTGTGAGAATTTGATTGGTCGAACTGCCGCATCGCGGTTATGTGTACGGGTTGGGTTTTCATAGCGGATAGCAAAGATTACTTCTTTGTTCATTTCTTCCAAGAATAATTCACCGTAGTCTTCGTATAAGGCATGTCCTTGACCGATCAGGTAGTCAAGTGTCGCCTTGTTGCTGTCGTATGCTGTTTGCCAATGTTCAATATTATTGCTTGGATTGAATTGCGGACTGGCACGGAACAACAATACTCGTCCTAAGAAAGCTTTGACACCTCCTTTAGTAATACGTCCCAAATCAGTGGCTTCGTATGCATCAGGCAATTTATCTGCACAAGCATTTAATTCATTAATAATGAACTCAAAGCATTCGTTGGTTGAATTACGTTTGACAAAGAGGTCGTCTGTTATCTCTTGGGGTACTGTTATCAAAGGCACACCGCCATAGCGTTTTACCATTTCAAAATAGAGGTAAGCCCGGATGAAACGAGCTTCATGGATTAAACGGTCAGCCAGTTCACGGTCAATGGTACATACCTCCGGGTTTGATGCATTTTGTATAAAAATGTTACAATTGCGGATGTTTGCATACGGCCAGTACCAGATGGGACTATCCGGGGTAATGGTACCGTTTGTCCAAGATCCACCACCGGTAGCCTCGTCTGAGGCATCAGCTACGGAGGTGTCCCATGCCGGAATAGAGGCATATAATGCGTTCAGAAAAGAGGTTGTCAATGTTTTATCAACCCAAACTTGCTCTTCTGAGATTGAACTCAAGTCTTCTTTATCCAATATGCTGGAACATGAAGATGATAAAGCCAAAATGGCTGCACATGTAATAAATATTTTTTTCATATCGAATTACTCAAATGATTAGAAACTAACATTAACACCGAAGTTAAAACTCTTTGTCAACGGATATTGGTAAGCACCGCGATCGCCACTATTTTCCGGATCGTAAATGCCGATGTGGTCTAACACGAACAAGTTAGTCCCTGATACATAAAAACGGCAACGGTCTACACCGATTGAACTCATCCATTGCTTAGGCAATGTATAACCGATTTCGATATTTTTACAACGGAAATAGTTACCATTCATCAGCCAGAATGTAGAAGCTTGGCTATTGGCTCCTACAGACCCTGTACCTCCTACACGCGGATATTCGCCATTGATATTATCAGGAGAATAGGCATCCGACCAAATATTTAAAACCGTTTGCTCTGTCCACGTATCACCGCGGTTAGGGAACATGATTGAACGATGACCGACTCCTTGGAAGAATGCTGTGAGGTCAAACCCTTTCCATTCACCTCCTAAGCTGATACCATAGATGATTTCAGGATCTTTACTATATAGTGAAAGAACTGCTTTGTCATTACCATCGACTATTCCATCGGGACCACCAACACCACCGGCACCATGTATATCTTGCAGGATGACGTCTCCTTTTGACCAATTGAAACCACCATTATATTGAGGTAAACCGACAAGGTCTTCGTCTGTACGGGCAATACCATTGGCGATATAACCCGTGATAAAGTTGATTGGACGACCTGTTTTTAATTCCCATTCGTAAGCATTGGCAGATTCATCAATTTTAGTGTAATGATTGCGGGCGAAGGAAAAGTTGGTTGATACATAGTAGGTCACATCACCAATTTTATTGTCGTGACGTATTAAGAATTCACAACCTTGGTTGATCATTTCGGCATAGTTTTCTTTCGGAAGACTGGCACCGAACGTTTCTGGTATCGTACGTGTACGAGCCATCAGGATATCTTTTGTCTTTTTATGGAAATAATCAAATTCCAAGCTCAATAATCCATTCCATAATCCGAGGTCGAAACCAACATCAGCCGTTGTGGTTGTTTCCCAGGTAATGCCTCTACTAGGATAAACCCCAGGTAGAATACCGGTTGCTCCACTTCCAAATACAACGTTGCTACCAGTGTTGAATTTACTCAAATATTGGTAATAAGCAACATCGCTTCCTCCATCATTACCTAAGGTTCCATAAGATGCACGAAGTTTCAAATTGTTGATGAAGCTTAGTTTTTCATTTGATTTGAAGAAATTTTCTTCTGTTACACGCCATCCGGCAGATACTGACGGGAAGAATCCCCAACGTTTTCCCGGGATCCATTTTACGGAAGAGTCGTAACGAAAGTTGGCCTCTAACAAATATCTGTTGTCAAAGCCGTAATTGACACGTCCTACATAACCGATACGCCCGATTTCAGATTCGTTACCGCTAGCATCTTTCCATTGGCTATCGGCACTACCTGCAAACAGTTGTTCCAAAGATGGTGAAAGCAATTCTTTGCGTTGAGCCCAAAAATTATCTCCCCATTGTTCGAATTGTTCATATAAGAACATGGCTCCAATGTCATGTTTTCCAAATGTATGGTTATAGTTCAATTGCAGGTTCAATGTGTATGAACTGGTTTCGTTGAAATCTTTACGAACAAAGTTCCCGTTTTCAGTTCTTGTACGTGTTCCGGTAACGGGTGCATCATCGCGGATGATGTGGTTATGTTCACCGGATGTTTCGTGCATATACAACGTATAGGCTTTACCGACGGTCTTGTAGTTTTCATAATATCGGCGGTAGTTGAACATCGCATTGGCGGTCAATCCTTCTACCCAAGGAATATCCCAATTAGCACTTAATTTGGTATTCAGGGTGTTCTTCTTTTTAGATCGATGTCCGTTCTTAATGGCTTCCAATACATTCCAGTTGTAAATGGTTGCATTGGGTTGTCCATTGATATAAGCAGGTTCTGTAGATGGAAAGTTCAATAAAGCACGGTACATATCATTCATCAATTCCTGGTCGGAATCGTAAGGCCAATAAGGAGTCCTCTGATCGCCCATGTTTCCGTCAACGTCCAAACCGATCGTAAAATTTTCAGCTACTTTGGCATCCACATTCGAACGGAAACTGTAGCGTTGGAAATCCAAATTATCGAATGTCCCGCTTTGATCGAAATAGCCGATTGACATGTAATAATTAATACGGTCGCTACCGCCATTGACACTCAGGTTATGCTGCATTGTGAATGGGTTTCTCCAAGCTAAATCCACCCAGTCCGTACTATGCGTCTTGAAATATTCTTGTTCGTCGGCGGTGTAGTAACGAGTATCGGTTTCAGGAATACCGTTGTACATGAATTTGTTATTTAGATACACCGTTCTATCGTATGCGCTCAACACTTCTGGCTTGCGTGTCGATCGTTCGGTACCGAATAATCCTGAATAGCTGAATTGTGGTTTTTGATTCTTACCGCGTTTGGTTGAAACAACAATCACACCGTTTGCTGCACGCGAACCATAAACGGCTGCTGAGGCTGCATCTTTCAGTACAGAGATGTTTTCGATTGTATTCGGATCCAATGCATCGAAGTCGGCTTTTTCACGAACAACACCGTCGATTACGTAAGTTGGGTTTGTATTGTTGGGTGTATTGGTTCCACGGATGGTGATTGGGGAAGAAGCACCGGGCATACCTGATTTATTGTAAGAGAAGATACCCGGCATACGTCCGGCCATGGCATTGGAGATATTGGATACTGGAATAGTAGCAATATTTTCGGCCGAAATGGTGGCAACCGAACCTGTTAGGTTCATTTTCTTCTGCGTACCGTAGCCGATAACGACTACTTCGTCTAACTTTTGTGTATCTTCCCGTAGGTTGATAGTAAAATCGGTTTGTCCTGCCACTTTTACGGTCTGAGTCAGGTAACCGATAAAAGATACTTGTAATGTTGCATTTTCCGGAACTTCCAAAGTGAAGCGACCATCCATGTCGGTGATTGTGCCAATGGTAGTACCGTCGACAGATACGTTCGCACCGGTGATAGGACCGAATTGATCGTTGACTACTCCTTTGATTGTTTTTGTCTTTTGTTGTGTAGCTTCTGCTACCATATTTTTCGGACGTAGAATGATTTGTTTGTCATTGACGCTATATTCAATGTTTGCGGCTTTACAAATTTCATTCAAAATAGTTTCGATCGATTTCTCCTTTACTTTAATGTTTACTTTACGGTCAACATTAATAAGTTGACTATTATACATAAAATAAAAGTCGGAACTTTCTTCGATTTCCTGTAAGACTTGCTCTACAGAAGCATTCCTCATGTCTAAAGAAATTCTGGCAGACTGGGAGTACAATGAGCTTGCACTTGCCGTGCTTAAAAAGCAAGTCAAACATAATGCTGCAAGTTTCATACGCATTGGAATTTTTGGTAATAAGTCAAAATTTGACTTAAAACCTTCTGGGTTTGATAAATTCTTCATAAATTCACATTATCAAATTTAATTAGGTTTGAAAAATAACTTGGTTGGGGATTACCATTCGTCAGGTGAGATTTTCGGATTGGTAATTCTTTTGATTGAAGCAGGAAAATGTGACCAGCATTTTTCTGCTTTTCTTTTAGGTTTCCATTCTCATACAATACTTTTTTAAGTTAACAATTATAACATTTATCTTTATTTTGATATTAGACGTAACGTGTGGGCAAACACCCTATGAGAAAATGAACTTTTTTCTTTTTGGGTGATTTTTACTTTACTGTTTTTATGATAACTACACGTCGTGAATACGTAAAATCAGACGTTTGCTCCGGTTCTATAACTGTACATTTTATAGGAGCTGTTTTTTCTAACAAAAGTAAAATCTCATTTAGTGTCTCCGTCGTAAATGTGGCAGAATACTTATAATCATATAATTCTTCTCCTTCCAGTTTGATGTCAACATTAAAATGTCGGGCAAGACGTTGTACAACTTCATTCATGTTGGCACGTCTGAATATCATCTTTCCGTCTTTCCATGAAGTTTCTACTGCCAGATTGACTTTGTCGACTTCCATTCTACTGGTATTCTTATAATATGTCACTTGTTCTCCCGGGCGTAGTGTCCTGGAAACCGGTTGTCCAATTTCTGACACTTCTATATGTCCCTTTGCCAAAGTGGCTTCTATTTTATCTTCATCTTCGTAGGCTTTTACATTGAATTCAGTGCCATAGGCGCTGACTTGCAGTCCATTGGCTGTTGTTACATCAAATCGGTTTGATTTATCGGATGTTACTTTGAAATAGGCTTCGCCAGCCAGTTGCACACTTCTTTTATTCTTGGTAAAGCGTTTAGGATAGGAGATAGAAGAGCCGGAGTTCAACCATACTTCAGAACCATCGGGAAGTGTGATTTTGGATATTAGGCCATAAGCCGTATTCAGTTCCACTTGTTCTACTGGTATATTGTTCCATTCCCTTACTGTGTTGAATAAGGTATACGTTGCAAATAAAACCGGAATTAATAATACCGCAGCTGCTGTCCGAATAAAACTCAGAATTTTCTTTTTATATTTATCTGTAGCAATCTGTTTTGAGATTTTTTTCCAGTTCTGCTGAGTGTTTATCTGTTTATGTAATTTGAGTTCAGCCGTGGTTTCCCAGATGAAACGAATGTCATCTACTTCTTTTTTGAAGTCGGGAGAGGATTGCATTTGTTGATCGAAAGCTATTCTTTCTTCTATGGAAAGCTTACCTTCAAGATATGCTATTATATGTTCTGTATGAATGTCCACTTTTGCTTTTTATAAATTAGACGTATAACCTATGGGAGACCCTATGTTAAAGAGTGTTTTTATTACCAAAGCAGCAAAATCATCAGCGGTAAATAATCCTTTAATTCGATCCGGAGATGTTTTAATGCTTTTGTCATATAGGCCTCAACTGTTTTGACTGATATGTTGGACTCTTGGGCAATTTCGGCGTATGTCATACTTTCGAATCTGTTTTTCTCGAAGACGATCCGGATATTGTCCGGAAGTTTGGCTAATGCTGAAGAAAGCATCTGTTCCAGTTCTATGGTCGAGTAAATGTCTCCGGACGTATATTGCAACGTATTATTCTCGATTTCTTTTTGCTGCCAGTTTTGTTCTGTTTCCTGTTTACGAAGAAAATCTATGCATGTGTTCTTGACGCTGGTAATAAGAAAGTTACGACTGGATGTATTGATCTCTATGTTTTTTCTGTTTTTCCATATTTTGAAAAAGGTATCCTGTACGATATCCTCACATGTTTCCCAACGGTCGATATATCTGTGGGCAAAGACACATAAAGGAGAGAAGAATTGAAAAAAAAGAGTACGAAATGCTATTTCATCATCTTTTATCGCAATTTTCCAAAATAAACTGTCAATAAAATTTGTTTCCTTTTCCTTCATTTTGTTTATGGCGGGGAAGCTATGATTTTTAAATAGTATGTAGTTCTTGAAGAACTCTGGTAAAAACCACAAATGCGAATCGATTGGTTATCAATATGTAACGAAAAAAGATAGATATAAAAGGCTATCACGGATAGAAAATGTTAAAAAAAAGACACATTTGATTAGCCTCAGATTTTTAACGATTTATTGTGAAAATGTCCTATATTTGCACCACGTGGATGCAATAGTTCTTCAAGAACTGAAACAAAAGATGCAATTTTTATTATATAGTTGAATGACCCTATTGCATCTTTTGTATTAGCAAAGCAGTTTTCTTATTTACTTACTCGTTTCATTACCGGAAGCCATTTGCCATATAGCTCCTTTACAATTTCGATTTCGTCCCCTTGCGGTGTATCCGGATAGGTTTCTTTATTGAAGGCCCATTCATATTCCCAATTGGTCAGACGGGTATAGAAATCGCTCGCATCCAAAGCCGGGCGTTCTGCCAATGATTTACGGATATACTGTTCATCATAACGCCATTCGCCTTTAGGCTGGACTTTCAGATAACTGATGAATTTTTCCCAACGAGGTTTATAATAACTTTTCATTAAGCCTGCCCATTGGCGGTTCGAGTATTCAAACAGGTGGGCAGAAGGATGTTTCGGACCCCATACCGTTACTAATGTACGTGCATTCCATTCATATAAATCTTTTTCTTCATCGGTTGTTCCCCATTGACGCGCTTCTTTTATCCATTTACCCAGCAAGAACGTGGAACGGGTTCCCAGTAACCGGTCGAAGTCATCGATTAATGTGAGGAACTGATCTCCTGCCTGTTGCAATTTCTCATTGTCTCCAGACTGATAAGCCTCTGTTATTTGTTTTTGTAAAGGCAGGGAAAGATCGGAAAGACATTGGCGCATGACATCGACCAAGTCATATCGGTAGGTGTCGCTTGCTTTCAGGTCATCGGATGCCTGGAGGAAATAATTGACGGCATCCCATAAACGGGAAGTAGAATAGGGGCGGCTCAAGTCGCCATTGGCTGCCACTTTTTGGATGTTTAAAGCCGGGCGGGCACACATAACACTTTCTGTACTAGGTAATCTACCTGCTTTATCGCTATATACCGTTTCCAGTAATACTCTCCAGCCTTGTTCGGCTCCTTGGGGTAGTTTTCCGTAACGGGCACGTGCATAATCCATGACCCACTGTTCCAATACCGGAGCATTCTGCATCCAGGTTATTTCTGTAGACAGTTCGTAAACGACCGGATTATGTTCGATTGCTTCCGGGAAGAGACCGATACCTTGTATATTCCCTCCTTTAGGGTTTTTCTTCAATTCATGTGCATTTTTGGCATATAATGGCAGATTTCCTCCCATATAAACACGTCCGCCGTAATTATGCAATACACCCGCTACATACGGGTAGTTCCAAAAACTGTCGAACTTCTCTACGTTCCAGCCTCCTAAATCCAATAAGAGCAGACGATCTTGCGGGAACGTGCGGGCAATAGCTTCACGTAACGACCAGGTTTGCATCGCTATGATGGCTTCGGGGTCGAAACCGGAGGCAACTTCCCATATCACTTTTCCTACTGCTTCAAGATATGACTTCTCATTGCTGGGAGCAGCCCCTTCGTGAAAAGGATCGGCGGCATAAATATGGTTTGTGCCGTATAGCTTTTGCTGTTCTTCCAGAAAGGCTTGTCCCATCTCCTTGAATAAAGGATCGAGCGGGTCCAGTTGTACGGTGGCGGTAAACGCATTACACCAACGATTCTTGTCTTTGATGCGGGCTTCGGGATATTTCTCTTTCAGTTTGATCGGCACGAAACCTGTGAAACTTTGTAGGATAGGAGTCATTCCCAGTTCACGCTGACGTTCCAGGATTTGCTGTCCGAGTTCTTTGTGGGAATCAATCCACGATTGTGGCAGCGGACCTCCGTATGTTTCAATATTCGTCATCCATTGCCATGCCTGGAAAGCCGGACCGACCAGGAATGTACGGATCTCATCGTCATTCATTTTAAACCGGCGTAAAGTATTTTGCCAGACAGCTTCCTGCCCGATTACGGCCAGGGGCATATTGATACCGTGCATGGCCATCCAGTCAATTTCACGTTGCCAACGTTCCCAGTCCCACCAGGCCATTGTGTAGCTGACGGTACAATAATTCAGATAGACACGATGATCGAAAGCGGTCGGACACGCCACTTTTTCCGGAACTTTTGGAAGACGTGACGGGAGATTCAGATTATCCCCGTTCCATGACATATGCGCGTTACAATAATATTTCAAATAATGATAAAGTGCAGACGCTACAGATACACCGTTGTTTCCCCGTAATATAATCTTACTGCCTTTGGATTCGATTTCGAAACGATCTTTACCGTCTTCCGCTTGAATCGTTTCCACTTTAAATGAGGCTGCCTTTTCAGGGATAACCCGTTTGATCAGAGCCTCGGAGGCTTTTCTTACATCATCTTTTGCCCATATACTTCCGAGGGATAGTAAAAGGCAACATAAAATCAGTCGTAATTTCATTTGATAAAAACTTGTTTTGTATTCAATATATAATGTTTTTCATGTGTAAAATAATTAGTGGTATTCTAATATACCGGATAATTGACGTGTAAATATAGTGAATACCCTATGGATATTTGAAAAAACTACATTATCAGTTATCTTTACGCATTGAACAACGAATTAATGAAAAGGAAATTATGAATCAGGAAAGTGCTCATTTTCAATTTGAAGAAAAGATAGAATGGCAAGACCTCGGTGGAGGTGTGCAGCGTCAGATCATGGGATATAATGATGATTTGATGATGGTAAAGGTGAAGTTTGAGACCGGAGCAGTCGGGGCACCTCATACACATCCGCATACACAGACTACTTATGTGGCCAGTGGCGTGTTTAAGTTTACGACGGACGGGGAAACAAAGATCGTCAGGACAGGAGATGGCGTTTATATGAAACCGGGTGTTTTACATGGATGCGAATGTGTGGAAGCCGGTGTGTTGATCGATACGTTTAGTCCGGTTAGGGAAGATTTTTTATAACTGCCGGAATGTTATCCGGACGACTATAACCTTGAAAGTGTTTCACCCTAATGGAACAGTTGTTTCAACGTAATGAAACACTTGTTCCATTAGGGTGAAACACTTTTATTGTCACGGTCAGTAAGCCGCTTCATGTACTCCTTTGATAGAACGTCCGCTCGGTTCGTTCATATTACTGAAAGTAGCATCCCACGCCAATGCTTCAGCTGTGGAGCAGGCGACGCTCGGAACGGAAGGAACGCTGCGTGCGGCACTTTCGCTGGGGAAATGCTCTTCGAAGATAGTACGGTAATAATATTCCTCTTTGTTTTGAGGCGTATTGATCGGGAAACGTTCTGCCGCATGTTTCATCTCTTCGTCGGTGATCAGTTCGGATGTGATCTTCTTTAGGTTGTCAATCCAGCTATAGCCTACACCGTCGGAGAACTGTTCTTTCTGACGCCAGGCGATTTCTTCCGGTAACATGCCGGCAAAGGCTTCGCGGAGGATTTTCTTTTCGATGGTCTTGCCCTGGCACATTTTGGCTGCTGGGTTCAGGCGCATTGCCACATCCAGAAATTCTTTGTCGAGGAAGGGGACACGGCCTTCCACACCCCAGGCACAAAGGCTTTTGTTGGCACGCAGACAATCATACATGTATAATTTGCTTAGTTTACGTAAGGTCTCCTCGTGGAATGCTTTGGCATCGGGTGCCTTGTGGAAATAGAGATAACCACCGAAAACTTCATCGGCTCCTTCACCGCTCAATACCATCTTGATACCCATACTTTTGATCACGCGGGACAAGAGATACATCGGAGTGGAGGCGCGTACGGTCGTTACATCGTACGTCTCAATATAATAGATTACGTCGCGGATGGCATCGAGCCCTTCCTGTACCGTATAGTTGATTTCGTGGTGGACGGTGCCGATGTAGTCGGCTACCTTCCTGGCTGCGGCCAGGTCAGGGGCACCTTTCAGGCCGATAGCGAAAGAGTGGAGTTGCGGCCACCAGGCATCGGCTTTGTTATCGGTTTCGATACGTTTGGCAGCGTATTTCCTGGCAATGGCTGAAATGATGGAAGAGTCCAGGCCGCCGGAAAGGAGGACACCGTAGGGAACATCGCTCATCAGTTGGCGTTGGACGGCGGATTCGAGGGCATCATGTAATTCTTCTGCACGGGCGGGGTTCTCTTTTACATTTTCATAATCCATCCAGTCACGGACGTACCATCGGGTGAGGTCGATATCTTTGCTATAGAAATAATGGCCGGGTTTGAACTGGTCGTACATGGTAGCGAAACCTTCCAGACCTTTCAGTTCGGAAGAGATGAGAAGATGGCCGTGGTCGTCGTAACCCATATAAAGGGGGATGACACCGATAGGGTCGCGGGCGATCAGGTAGGTATCGTTTTCTTCGTCGTAGAGGGCGAAGGCAAAGATGCCGCTGAGCCGTTCGACGCAACCGGTACCGTATTTGCGGTAGAGGGCGAGGATGACTTCGCAGTCGGAACCGGTCAGAAATTCGTATTCGTCTTTTAGCTCTTCACGGATTTCACGGTGGTTATAGATTTCACCGTTTACGGTCAGGATCAGTTTGCCGTCTTTACTTTTCAGAGGCTGACCACCGGAGGCCGGGTCGACGATGGAGAGGCGTTCGTGGGCAAGGATGGCAGTGCGTCCCTGGTAGATGCCGCTCCAGTCCGGTCCGCGGTGACGGATTCGTTTACTCATTTCCAATGCCTGGCCACGGAGGGCGGAGGCTTCTTCACGGATATTGAAGATTGCTGTAATGCCACACATAATCGTTATTGTTTTATTTTGTTAGATAGTTGTCTATTGCTTTTGCCGTTTCCCTGCCCGAAGCCATGGCGCGAACGACCAGGCTGGCACCACTGACGGCATCGCCGCAGGCGAATAGTTTGCTGTCGGCTATCTGGTGCTTATGGTCGACGACAATGTTTTTACGGGTATCTACTGCCAGTGAAAGCTCTTTGACAAGACCTTCCTGTTCGGGATGGACAAAGCCCATGGCCAGGAATACGAGGTCGGCTTCGATGATCTCTTTCTTTCCCGTCAGTTTCATTTCGGGACGGCCTCCGTTTGCAGATGAATGCCATTCTACTTCCTCTACTTCTACGCCTTTCAACGTATTTTTATCTCCGATGAAACGGCAGGAAGCGAGATTCCACCGGCGAAGGCAACCTTCTTCATGGCTGCTGCTGGTCTTTAGTACCTGTGGATACATGGGCCAGGGAGTTTCAGGGTTATGACCGATAGGCGGTTTCGGCATAATCTCGATCTGTGTCACACTTGCTGCATCGTGACGATTGGCTGTTCCTACGCAGTCGCTTCCGGTGTCACCGCCGCCGATGACGAGAACTTTTTTGCCTTTACAGTTGATGATGCTTTTGGGAGGGATGACGATACCTTCCAAAAGACGGTTTTGCTGTCCCAGCAGTTCGAGGGCGAAATGGACGCCTTTCAGGTTACGGCCTTCGATCGGCAGGTCACGGGGTGTTTCAGCTCCGATGGCGACACAGACGGCATCGTATTCCTTTACTATATCCTTGGCAAGGATTTCTTTTCCTACCATGGTGTTGACCCGGAAACGGATACCT
This is a stretch of genomic DNA from Parabacteroides chongii. It encodes these proteins:
- a CDS encoding RNA polymerase sigma-70 factor; the protein is MKEKETNFIDSLFWKIAIKDDEIAFRTLFFQFFSPLCVFAHRYIDRWETCEDIVQDTFFKIWKNRKNIEINTSSRNFLITSVKNTCIDFLRKQETEQNWQQKEIENNTLQYTSGDIYSTIELEQMLSSALAKLPDNIRIVFEKNRFESMTYAEIAQESNISVKTVEAYMTKALKHLRIELKDYLPLMILLLW
- a CDS encoding FecR family protein, giving the protein MDIHTEHIIAYLEGKLSIEERIAFDQQMQSSPDFKKEVDDIRFIWETTAELKLHKQINTQQNWKKISKQIATDKYKKKILSFIRTAAAVLLIPVLFATYTLFNTVREWNNIPVEQVELNTAYGLISKITLPDGSEVWLNSGSSISYPKRFTKNKRSVQLAGEAYFKVTSDKSNRFDVTTANGLQVSAYGTEFNVKAYEDEDKIEATLAKGHIEVSEIGQPVSRTLRPGEQVTYYKNTSRMEVDKVNLAVETSWKDGKMIFRRANMNEVVQRLARHFNVDIKLEGEELYDYKYSATFTTETLNEILLLLEKTAPIKCTVIEPEQTSDFTYSRRVVIIKTVK
- a CDS encoding TonB-dependent receptor — encoded protein: MRNASVEQVLQEIEESSDFYFMYNSQLINVDRKVNIKVKEKSIETILNEICKAANIEYSVNDKQIILRPKNMVAEATQQKTKTIKGVVNDQFGPITGANVSVDGTTIGTITDMDGRFTLEVPENATLQVSFIGYLTQTVKVAGQTDFTINLREDTQKLDEVVVIGYGTQKKMNLTGSVATISAENIATIPVSNISNAMAGRMPGIFSYNKSGMPGASSPITIRGTNTPNNTNPTYVIDGVVREKADFDALDPNTIENISVLKDAASAAVYGSRAANGVIVVSTKRGKNQKPQFSYSGLFGTERSTRKPEVLSAYDRTVYLNNKFMYNGIPETDTRYYTADEQEYFKTHSTDWVDLAWRNPFTMQHNLSVNGGSDRINYYMSIGYFDQSGTFDNLDFQRYSFRSNVDAKVAENFTIGLDVDGNMGDQRTPYWPYDSDQELMNDMYRALLNFPSTEPAYINGQPNATIYNWNVLEAIKNGHRSKKKNTLNTKLSANWDIPWVEGLTANAMFNYRRYYENYKTVGKAYTLYMHETSGEHNHIIRDDAPVTGTRTRTENGNFVRKDFNETSSYTLNLQLNYNHTFGKHDIGAMFLYEQFEQWGDNFWAQRKELLSPSLEQLFAGSADSQWKDASGNESEIGRIGYVGRVNYGFDNRYLLEANFRYDSSVKWIPGKRWGFFPSVSAGWRVTEENFFKSNEKLSFINNLKLRASYGTLGNDGGSDVAYYQYLSKFNTGSNVVFGSGATGILPGVYPSRGITWETTTTADVGFDLGLWNGLLSLEFDYFHKKTKDILMARTRTIPETFGASLPKENYAEMINQGCEFLIRHDNKIGDVTYYVSTNFSFARNHYTKIDESANAYEWELKTGRPINFITGYIANGIARTDEDLVGLPQYNGGFNWSKGDVILQDIHGAGGVGGPDGIVDGNDKAVLSLYSKDPEIIYGISLGGEWKGFDLTAFFQGVGHRSIMFPNRGDTWTEQTVLNIWSDAYSPDNINGEYPRVGGTGSVGANSQASTFWLMNGNYFRCKNIEIGYTLPKQWMSSIGVDRCRFYVSGTNLFVLDHIGIYDPENSGDRGAYQYPLTKSFNFGVNVSF
- a CDS encoding cupin domain-containing protein, coding for MNQESAHFQFEEKIEWQDLGGGVQRQIMGYNDDLMMVKVKFETGAVGAPHTHPHTQTTYVASGVFKFTTDGETKIVRTGDGVYMKPGVLHGCECVEAGVLIDTFSPVREDFL
- a CDS encoding alpha-N-acetylglucosaminidase, producing the protein MKLRLILCCLLLSLGSIWAKDDVRKASEALIKRVIPEKAASFKVETIQAEDGKDRFEIESKGSKIILRGNNGVSVASALYHYLKYYCNAHMSWNGDNLNLPSRLPKVPEKVACPTAFDHRVYLNYCTVSYTMAWWDWERWQREIDWMAMHGINMPLAVIGQEAVWQNTLRRFKMNDDEIRTFLVGPAFQAWQWMTNIETYGGPLPQSWIDSHKELGQQILERQRELGMTPILQSFTGFVPIKLKEKYPEARIKDKNRWCNAFTATVQLDPLDPLFKEMGQAFLEEQQKLYGTNHIYAADPFHEGAAPSNEKSYLEAVGKVIWEVASGFDPEAIIAMQTWSLREAIARTFPQDRLLLLDLGGWNVEKFDSFWNYPYVAGVLHNYGGRVYMGGNLPLYAKNAHELKKNPKGGNIQGIGLFPEAIEHNPVVYELSTEITWMQNAPVLEQWVMDYARARYGKLPQGAEQGWRVLLETVYSDKAGRLPSTESVMCARPALNIQKVAANGDLSRPYSTSRLWDAVNYFLQASDDLKASDTYRYDLVDVMRQCLSDLSLPLQKQITEAYQSGDNEKLQQAGDQFLTLIDDFDRLLGTRSTFLLGKWIKEARQWGTTDEEKDLYEWNARTLVTVWGPKHPSAHLFEYSNRQWAGLMKSYYKPRWEKFISYLKVQPKGEWRYDEQYIRKSLAERPALDASDFYTRLTNWEYEWAFNKETYPDTPQGDEIEIVKELYGKWLPVMKRVSK
- a CDS encoding RagB/SusD family nutrient uptake outer membrane protein; its protein translation is MKKIFITCAAILALSSSCSSILDKEDLSSISEEQVWVDKTLTTSFLNALYASIPAWDTSVADASDEATGGGSWTNGTITPDSPIWYWPYANIRNCNIFIQNASNPEVCTIDRELADRLIHEARFIRAYLYFEMVKRYGGVPLITVPQEITDDLFVKRNSTNECFEFIINELNACADKLPDAYEATDLGRITKGGVKAFLGRVLLFRASPQFNPSNNIEHWQTAYDSNKATLDYLIGQGHALYEDYGELFLEEMNKEVIFAIRYENPTRTHNRDAAVRPIKFSQNSTGGCHPTQEVIDRFPTIDGGTYTYADWEKEGSGDIFKLWENRDNRFYATIVYQGSTYFNEKMELNEDARNDYAYGKNMGTRTGYYSKKGINQSLSIDECQKSGTDFIDIRLAEVMLNYAEAAVEVDKQNEAFEMLKQIRKRAGIKETSSNPDMKGMLYGLNPNMNQEEMREAVREERFIELLFEQKRLWDMRRWMIYDKLMTGQEKRHALVMTKKEDGGYSTYLFDRDNTPMITNKQMYFLPMKRGEMSNNPNLEQTKGWENGTFDPQAGL